The genomic stretch AAGCAGTGTAAAATTACCAGTTTCCACCTTTGGAGGATTCTGAGGTGAAAGCCAGCCAGTGCTCAGTGGGgaacaaattaattttgcttcctGCAGCTTCACAAAATACTGGACCAGAACCCCCTTGAGTGGAAGTGCAGCTGGCCTTGGCAGCTGAGTTAAATTGATGTCTTTAGTTCTGCATGCGTGTGGATAAAAAAACCATTCCCCTGGCAATTAAATCAGCTGTTTCTGttgcattttctgctgctgtatgtgctgcaggagctggagtggCTCTTGGAAATCAATCGCCTGacccacaggctgctgtgcaAGCACATGACCCTGGACAGCTTCGATGCCATGTTCCGCGAGGCCAACCACAACGTGTCCGCGCCCTATGGGCGCATCACCCTGCACGTCTTCTGGGAGCTCAACTTCGACTTCCTGCCCAACTACTGCTACAATGGATCCACCAACAGGTGAGAAGGGACAGCAAGGCCACCTGGAGaccctgcttttctttccagaatgTCAAACATGCCACTTGAAATTGATGTGCATTGTGGAGAGGTTTGTGCTccctgtgggatgcaacagTTACTcttaaaatgaatttgaaaCCCACCATCTTCCTTTGGTCTTGAAAATGTTAGTTTCAAGCATAACATTTTCAACATTCTTGAAAATGTTAGTTCAAATTCAAGCAGTAGTTAGGCAGTAATTGAAGTGGCTGAGGGTTGGTTGATATTGTTTTCTTGCCTGCCAAAAATGAGACGAAATCTCTGTTTTGGTAAGTTTTACACCACCAACAGATTGTGGCAAGATTTTGCATTCCTGTTGGTGTAGCTCAAGTGATGAATTCTAACCAGCCTGCAACTGCAGGTCATCCCAGACCATGCAGTGTCAGTTATCCAGGTTCTGACCACTTCCCTGCCCATCTCCCATGCCTGCTGCAGGTTTGTGAGGACAGCCATCCCCTTCACACAGGAGCCCCAGCGGGACAAGCCAGCCAACGTCCAGCCCTATTACCTCTACGGGTCCAAGGTCAGTAAATGAGCCACAACAGCCAGAGGGGTGGGGgttggaaatatttatttaggaagagaaagaaaggcaaGGACTGGTTCATTTACAGAGTGGTGGGTGTGAATGAGCAGGGTCACGTCACTGTGTGCAACCAAACAGACATGCAAGAAGCAGATTCAtgtgctgttgctgttgtttttccatATTCTTCTCCATAAAATGCCCATGTTAAGGGGTGTCAGCACTGCCCTTGCTTGGTGTTGGCACTGAGACTGAATCAAATCCTTCTAAATGCACAGGCAAGTGAGCAAGCTGGTGCTCTGATGCAGTGATGCTCCCCAAGGAAAGTACCACTTCAGGAATCccattttctgttcaaaatgGGAATTACTGAAATACTTGTGTGTGCACTACTTAATACtgacaaaaagcttttttctcaGGCTGCAATGACTGCTTATGCAGGCGTTACAGAGGCTTGGGTTGTGATGCTAGTGGAGGGGCACTCAAGTGTGAAACTACTTGAGTGGAGTTTATTTCTTATGCACATTTGATTGATGACTCTGAGGTGAACCTACAGCACTGATGCATATGAGCTAATGACACTACAGTCTGCCAAGCCTGGCTGTTCCCAGAGAGCTgacttggtttcttttttaaaaatcctcagTAAATGAGAGTATTTTTGTCACTTGACAAAAATCTTTCTCCCTGTGACCAATGTCTATGCCTCATGTTCTACGCTGGGACAGACAGCTGCCATGGACACACAGACAGTCCTCTTGGCAagagctggggaagagcagGACAAACCAAACCTCTAAGcaagattttgtttccttttgctttcattgAAGGCCATGCTGTGGAAGGATGGCCCTTTTATCATCGCtgtttttataggaaaaaaagcagtgagGGGAGTTATACGGGCTCTCCTTCACGAAACTGGAGCTCCTCATCAGCACAGTGGTCATGGGCACTTCCAGGAGCTCCTCTCTCAGTCCATCACTCAGTGGCTCCTCTGGTGAGCCACTTCCTTCCCCCACTTCTTCAGGGCTGCTGTCGGGGTGCTTCAGCCTGGCAGCCCAGTGGCAGCGTGCAGACCAGAACTGCAGGCAGCCGTAGGCCAGCAGGGCgaggaagcagaggagcaggaggctgctcACCATCCACATGGACGTGGTGGGCTCGTGCTTGGAGCCGCCGAAAACCAGGGGGATTTTGTCCAGCGTGTGGAAGGTGGTGCAGTGGTTGCTGGAGGGGTAGGAGTTCTTGCAGGTGATGCAGAGCACGTAGATGGTGGAGGGCGTGAGGCGGTGCAGCACCAGGGAGCTGAGCGGGTGCGGCACGCGCTCCTCGCGGTGGAAGTTCTGCCGCAGGTAGCCGGCGAAGACGCTGTTCCAGTTGGGGCGGTACATGACGTGGTAGTAGTTctctgggcaggggctgctcatgGCCCAGGACACGGTGGCACTGGTGTAAGTGATGTTGTGCACCTCGATGTTCATCGTGCCCCTGAAaccagaggcagggagaggctcAGGTTTGTGATTCATGTCAGGGCTCAAGGGACGCTGATATCGGTGGAGTCTTTCCTTACTCTCCCTGAGATTGGACTCAAAACTACCCTGCCTCACTTAGGTGACATGCTAAAATTACAAAAGACAAATCCAGACTACTGTATCACTCTGCTTCATAACAAAAACGtccagctggagcacagggtATACTTTTTGCTCcagttacatttttttaaaaaaatctctgtgaCTGCTTCTCTGTTTCAGAAGCTATTTTAGCTTTTTGTttcccacaaaataaaaatgatactGCAAATATTATTAGCATAACGTGATTCTTAAACTATTAAAGCTATTTTAGCTTTTGGTttcccacaaaataaaaatgatactGTAAGTGTGATTAGCATAAAGGGATGATTAAACTAGCTCCAGCTTGCCTTGTGAAGCTGCCAATCAAcagatattttgattttacaCCTAAATGCCATTTTGAAAGCTCCATAATGATTAATTCACTGTTTTAAATTGTCACTGCATTTTCTGTACCTTCTTTGCTTAATAAAGTATGAACTctttctgttcctgcagcatCTCACACTGCAATATCAGCATCTTAAATGTGAAATCTGTAGGTTGGTGAAATATAAAAGCAGTGCCTTTAGGGAAACACAAATATATGAATAGTAagaacaaagacagaaaaaagacaCTGCCCACCTAAcaaatttaaacatttcaaCTGATTTGAGCCAGAGCCAGTGAGTAGTAGGTGATGATCCCGGATGGTACAATGTCCTGTAGTTTTTTAGTACTCTCTGAGCTGTGTGGCTGTTTAGCAACCGCCACAAATTACTTGAGCACATCCCTTCTTTAGATCCCCAAAGTGCTCTCTGAGCCTCGCTGCAGGGTTCTCTCTCCTGGCCAGagagtgctcagagcagcacctcCATTCAAGTGAGCTGGTTTACtcattcctttttcctctctctctaACAATAACTAACTTTCCTTTCATTCACTCAAGAATAAGCTTATTCTAATGATGGCTAACCTGTCCTTACACGAGGCTGCACATGCCCATGCTGAGccctcccagagccagcactTACCTCCAGCCAGGTCCTCAGtggtgacagaggtgacaggtCTGGTGACAGAGTGGCCTCAGGCAGTGCCTTGCCAGCACtcacctccctcctgcctctgctaAATCCCTTCCCTGAACTCCCTCGTTTATACCCAGCTCGGGCTCCGTCATCTCTCACCATGGCAACCAATAGGAAAGGATGGGCAGGCATCTTCCAGTGATTTGGGAATGTTATCCCTAAAAGCTTCTGCCTGGGAGAAGTCTGTGTCTccaaggcaggaaaaaacaaGCCAGGTAGGGTTTTTTACTGGCTTATTTgagtattattttttccctgtatccACAATCCCCCAGCAAGAACATCACTGAGCCCAGCAGGCTCTGGGGTTACAGGCACATGGTGTGAAATCTGGGATCCTGACCTGTGGTTCCCATTGACTCAGAGACTCTGtctttaattctgtgattccttgcACACTTAAACTACTGATTTAAGTTAGAGCCATCAGCAGTACATTTTGATCCCTGATGGTGCTGCAATTTCCAGTagccttttaatattttctaaactgTGTGATGGGACTAGGAATTGGCTTTTCAAAGACTTTGACCTCCTGCTGAACTGCATGGGATTAAGACCTGCTCTTTGAATGCCTCTGATTTGCAGGCAGCTTGGGGATGTCCCCTGTTGTTGTACCCTGTCAGTCTGGtgagagggcaggagggagaagcaAAGCCAGTGCCTGTGCTGTTCAGGGAAGCAGGTTGAGCCTGtggccaggaggggacagatgGGCTTGGTAGGGAGAGGCTCTGAACAAGTGACTTGCTCCTCTCTAAAGCCAAAATGTGCTGGAGAGGAACTTTCCCAGAAATGTTGATGCTGAGTCTGGAGTTACTCATTCCACTTTCTAAGACACTCTCAGCTGTTGCACTGAAATTAGGTTGGCTGGGAGCCCTGACTTGTCTTGGGTTCTCTGCAAgttctttttttgtctctgagTATATTGCTCTTTCATTAGCTCTTCGTTTTTCCGAGGGAATTCTGTACCTGTCAGTACTATCTATTATCTCTCTCTGTTTAATTTTATCAGATAAAactctccctgcctttcctcagGTGAGCTCGGACAGGTCTGAGTGATGGCCAACAGCAAGGTCACAGACATGGAAATAGAACTGGGGTTTGATTTGCTCCATTTGTTGCTAAAGCTTCTCCAGAGCATTGCTGGTCACCTCCTGAGCTCCTAAAGCAACACTGGGGCCTTGCCCACATGGTCACAGTTACAGATGGCTGTCCCTGAGACCTGGGTGCAGGATGGGCTCTGTGAGACACTGGGAGCTCTGCCCCATGCTGGAAATCCCAGCCTCCCatccccaaaacctgcccaTTTGGCCCCAAACCAAGGATGGGGCAAACCTCTGCAgtgtctccagcagctgctgctcgcAGGAAGTGTCAGGGTCAGGCTTTGCTTTGGTCCTCTGAGGGGTCAGAAGTGGCCACTGAGCACGGGGgagtgagctgtgctgtgctgtgctgtgcagtgcagccAGCTTGTGCCTTCAGCTGCTTTGTCTTAAAATACCCACTGGTGTCATTTTTTACATCCTACAGTCTCTACCCCAAGCTGTGTATCTCACCCTTAAATGGagttatatttttaattgctggCAGAGCATTATTATTAGACGCAAGCCTGCTGTTAGTGCACtgtgtggctctgcagagagctccaggaACCCACCTCATCCTGCAGACAGGCGGGCGTGAATCATCCTGCTCATCTGCAGCCACTGCACATCCTAAAAGGTCTCTTCTCCCAGTCAGGCTAATTGCTGAGACCCCCACTCAAgggaggagctggctgggagctgctctccagcccctttATCCCACTGAGGAGTGAGGGAGTGCTGCCAGGTGGGGGCTGCCTGTACAGCCAAAtgtcagccctgctgtgggaaaaACCTGACCAGCTGCACCACAGCTGGTACCAGGGGTggcagcccatcccaggggaACAAGGCACGTGCACAGACAGAAGTCCCCTGCCCATGGAATAGCAAAGAGGCCTCCAGAAATGAATGTGGATTCATGAGCCCACtgaaataaggatttttttattcccccaAGCTAGGATGAGCTAGTGTGCTGAGTCTGGGGAAATAACAGGGTAAAGGAGCCTACAGGGAGGTGTGGAGGGAAGGTGCAAGGAGCCATCTCTGGGCCACTTGGATCACCCCTGCAGCACTCACtttctggggacactggggctgggacagtgcCTTGCAAAAGTTAAAGCAACAAAAGCTGTGGGAgtgtggctgggctggggcccTGGAGCACTGACTTCCCTCTGGGATGGTCATTTTGGCCATTTGGCAAATGTTCCAGCTTGGGCATTACCTGGTGTTTAAACAGAAACACTTCTCAAAAAAACACATTGCAGTTTTTCACAAGTATCACGGTGCATAACCAATGGCTTTGGGTCTGTCTCTACCAGACTTTTAAAGACTTGGTTATCTGAGGATGCAGACAGAAGCCTAATTGAGGTGCTCAGTTCTCTTAAGAGCTGGTATCCAAGGAGTTTTGAAAGTAGGCTTCTGTCTGCCTAAATAATTCTTAACTCTGACATATACCCACATACTCAgggcccttttttttttctttaagttttgATGGGAGAGAAAGGTCTTGCTTATTGTGAATGAGCCTCCAAGGCAGTCTTTCTGCGCTTAAAATTGTGTTTCGGGGCTATTTGCACCTACCAGGAACAAGAGGTGAAAttacatttcacagaaaataggGGACTTTCTAGCTGAGCCTTATTTCTGCTGGTTCAAAGAGCACTTAGGAATTACAGCAGGTAACAACCTGCTGGACCAGATCTGTAGGGTTGAGACAAAATGAGGGAGAATTAATTGATTAAAGTAACTGACAAGTCTGTGAAAGCGTGGTCAGTACACTGGTGAAATTCTGTACCtgagagcaaaagaaaatagttttccaATTTTTAGCCAATGGCTTTGTAACCCATTAGCAGCTCAGATGAAGTGTTAAAGGTAAACCTTGTGGAGTGAGTCAGGAGTGGAGGGTGACAGGAGCCTCCAGCTGGGGATATTGCAGCAGTGGTGGAGCAAAGACAACATTTTGCCCTGTTCTGGTACCCCAGCCCTGTCTCCCTTTCACCCAAACTCCTCAGTGCCTTCATGCCATCCCTCCCTTGGCTCCATTACTGGCAGGAAAGGATCCCTGTAGAATATGTCTGCAGTATCCAAGGAAGGCATTTGGGATTCAGTCTGATTTGTTTCCTTATCTTTGTTTTACGTGTAGGTAAGCATGAGCCTGGGGTTAATCTGTGTTTTGTTGGAAGGGCACTATGTGCCAGGATCTTTTCCAGGATGGCTTTTTTGCTGTTCCCTGAGGCTGAAGTGGAGATGTCGGGGGGGAGAGTGCAGCCCCTCTGGGCTGAGTCGTGATGCCAACACTGACATTGCAGAGCCCTCTCTGGGCATGTGGAGTCTCAGCTAAATCTGAGTCTCAGTacttctctgcagagcacacaaGTGAATTAATTCCCCCTTCTTCTCTTTGCCTCACACCAAATGGATCCTGTAAATGTTCTAGTAATGAAGTGTTGCAGCAATTTCCATGTTTCCAAGATGACACTGGTAGAGTACATTCCTGGAAATCActttctgttctctgctgctAAGAATTTTTGGGGGCACCATTCTCCCCAGACCAGTGTCAAATTCTTACCCTTGGCACGGACCCATGGGATGTCTGTTAAGTAGAGGCTGATGTAAAGCTTTGCAGGATGCAAAAATGatcttttctgtgtcttttccaTCTGCCCTTAAACTCAGTTGCTTCAGTTCCTTCTTTTCTTAATAAGTCTCATTTAAAGCAAGTGctcatagggaaaaaaaaaatctgtctgcttGAATGTATGtaaaacttttcattttagtgGAGAACAATTTGATTTTGAAGAGGCAAAGGGCCATTGAACTATTTGATTGGGAGTGTATGGGAGAGTAAATTTCCTTGGAAATGAAAGTGGTGTTGCTACATAGGAGGGTAATAAAGCCTTGTGACGTGACAGTGTTGAGGTTAGAGCATATCTGAGCACATAGGAAGAAAAGCAATCTCTTCTCCTACAAGAAGCACAAGTGGGAATGGCCATCAGtattattatttctcttcctCCGCCTTAAAATTTGTAGTGATGGAACATAACACTGTGATAAGAGAATTACAGGTCTGGTCAGGAATTACAGGTCCTGTAACTGTCACCAATTCCTATTTGCAGCCTCTCAACATCGCCTACAGCCACATCTACAGCTCCTACCGCAACTTCGTGGGGCCGCCGCATTTCAAGACCATCTGTCGGCTCCTGGGCTACCAGGGCATTGCTGTGGtcatggaggagctgctgaagatTGTCAAGAGCCTGGTAATTCTGAGCCTGGCCCTGGTGCTGGAGAAACCCCAAAGCCTGGATGGGGGCAGGCAGTGTGGGCGTTGGGATCAGGGTGTTGGCGTCGGGGCACCGTCGTGGCTCTTGATCCACGCTGGAACACTTGGAGCCATGGGCTGATTGTCACTGATGAGGAATCCCAGTGATTCCTGTGGGATGGTGGAGTGTCTCAGCAGGATCAGACAGCACTCAGCACAAAGGTTTTATGGTTGACTAAATGGAATTTAGTGCATTATCTCATGTAATGTATCCACAGGGTGCAGGTGTGTAACTCCAAATGACAGCAAGGGCTATAAACTAAGCAGTGTGCTCTGCTCTAATCCATGTGTGTCCAAAACATCTGATCTGCAGAAACTTGCTCTACATGAATGTAAATTCTTTATTAAACTCTTGAGTATCCAGGGATCATTCCTCAGGTGGAAGGAGCATTTCCTGTGCTAGGGAGTGAGTCCTTTGGCAGCTCTGGTGAAATGCTTTTTGGGTTAGAAGCACAGCTGCATCTAAGACTGAGCCTTGTTTTAGATTTCAGCTGCAAACAATGCAAACACAGCAAGCTGTATTTTGAAGTTGAAAATCCATGCAGCTGGGATTTATTCTTTGGGAGGAAGCTGTAAAAGCACTCTGACTCCATACACTTGGGCTGAATTTCATATTTGAGTGAAATCCAAATTAAGCAAGTTCTTCTCAGACTCCAGCTGAAGTTTCATCCTGTGCTGTCAGATGTGGACCCATGCACAACAAGCCTCTTTCAAAACCAGTGCCAGGACACCTGGCATTCCAGTTTACCCTCCCTTTGTCTCCAACAGCTCCAAGGCACCATCCTGCAGTATGTGAAGACTCTGATTGAAGTAATGCCCAAAATCTGCCGCTTGCCAAGGCATGAATATGGCTCtccaggtgggtgctgctggtaGGATCcttcagcaggagctcagccatGTGTTGCTGCAGCATTTACTCAGGCCCACACTGACGGTTAATCCAGGCTGGGCACCTGTCCTGCCAGTGCCATTTGCAGCCAGGTTTGCTGGGACActttcagctgctctgctgttaACACTGGACCATGTATAGGAAACCTTTCCAGGAAATCTCCTGCTGGAAATTTCCTTTTGAGCACATAGATTGCTGATAAGAGAATGTCTTCTGGTAGCCTCTCTTATGTTTTCAGGATTCTGTAAGCTTTTGTGAGTTCActggtatttttaaatgctctgtTTAGCTggtgaagagatttttttgcaGCATGCCTGCAGTCAGAAACTGTGGCTGCTGTACATGAGCCAGCACCAAGTCATCCATCAAAGTCTGGAACCTCTTTCCTCCTCTGATGAAGAAATGCAGGGAGTTTAAATGACTTACTCCCTATTTCCTAAGGCTTACTGAAAGCAGGATAAGACACTGCCTGTTAGTTCTTCCCAATGCCAGTCTTTGTGTATCCATTTAGCAGCTGCAATTTGTGATTAAGGAAATACCAGACACTGATCATCTTTTCATCCAAATTACCGGGAAGTGATTCCAATCTCTTTCTTActgtccttccttctcttttaagGAATCCTGGAGTTTTTTCACCACCAGCTGAAGGACATCATTGAGTATGCAGAGCTGAAGACTGATGTGTTCCAGAGCCTCAGAGAAGTGGGCAATGCCATTCTCTTCTGCCTCCTTATCGAGCAGGCTTTGGTAAGGCAAAACCCCCACACCAACATCGTACCCGAAATTTCCAGCTCAAGAGTAGAAGTGCAAGTGGGTTCTCCAGCAGAAGAGTTTGGGAAGTGTTACTTTCCAGCTTCTCATGTTCTCAGGGTCTCTCTGGGGCTGTGTTATTGGAGTTTTTGGACATGTCCTTGAGGATGTTGTGTGTTGGCACGGGGTCAGGCCTCTGGCATGGCTGAATCTGAATACTGGAAGATCCAGATTTCATTCTTGGACCTAAAGCTGCCCCTTGTTTGTCCTGCttagaaataaaaccaactgGAGTTAATTTCTAGATTGTAAGCTCTCTGGGGCAGGGATCAATACTTTTTTATATGCATATTTGTACAGTGAGAAGTAGATTTGATCCCTCTGCTCTTTTGGGGTGCCAGCGCAATGGAAACAACCTGGTTGATTGTAATGGTGGAATGGATAAAGCAATCCAACAGGAAGGAAATCTGCTGATCATATATGTCCTAGGACATCTTCACTGAAAATTTGGCTGGTGTAACAACTTGGTATTGTCCCCTTCACTGGAGTTTTAAACGTGCACAAGTCTCTCAGCTCATGTGATGCCCTTACTCGTGTGGGGCAAAGACTGTGGCTAAGTGCCACTCATCTTTTTAGCTCCTAGTTTTTCCCATAACAAATTTACCAAGCAATGATATTATCTCATAATTTAGCCCAGAGCCAACTGAGGAGTGCTCAACAACACAACTGTACATTAAATGTGCATACTGTGTCATAATGGTTTGGGCAGGgttgtttcagtttttccagaaatatttcaaaattgctTCCCTGGCATAAGACAGAACTTCCAGACAAAACCAGGAGTTTTGTTCAGAGCAAACCCATAATAAAGTTCAAAGA from Camarhynchus parvulus chromosome 13, STF_HiC, whole genome shotgun sequence encodes the following:
- the FNDC9 gene encoding fibronectin type III domain-containing protein 9, with the translated sequence MNIEVHNITYTSATVSWAMSSPCPENYYHVMYRPNWNSVFAGYLRQNFHREERVPHPLSSLVLHRLTPSTIYVLCITCKNSYPSSNHCTTFHTLDKIPLVFGGSKHEPTTSMWMVSSLLLLCFLALLAYGCLQFWSARCHWAARLKHPDSSPEEVGEGSGSPEEPLSDGLREELLEVPMTTVLMRSSSFVKESPYNSPHCFFSYKNSDDKRAILPQHGLQ